In Pasteurella dagmatis, the sequence GTTTACCTAAAATATATAACTGCGATTTCTTATAATCTTGCACTAACTGAATATGCTCTGATATTTCTGGCGATTTTTCCCCTTCTCCCCAAAACTCGGTGTAATAGGCTGTTGAGAGCTGATCCATTGTTTGTGTATCGCAATTCACTACATGTTTTCTACGTAATGACTTAGCATATAATTCAGGTTTTTCAGGATAAGCATATTTACTTTTTTCTAAATTAACGACGACATCAAAGTAAACTAAATAGTCCTCAATATGCCCTTTAATCACTTTATTGGCATCAACAAAGTGATTTGGCTCTTGTGATAATCGAATAAAACCTGACTTAATTAGTGTTGGCACAACCAATGCAACATCGTCAGGAGCTTTTGGCTGTGGAGCGGGAGCTTTGCAGGCAGTTAAAGTAGAGAGCCCAATAATAATAGCAAGTAATGTTTTCATATTCACTCCTAGTTAGTTCCTTTTTACATAGGCAAATAGAAAGGTTTATTTTCCAGCACTTTGCATTCTAACGGGATCAAGGTGACAAAAAAAGCATTTATTGCACAATTTAATAAAATTAATTCAAACAAATAAAATTTATAAAACAACTATCGCAAACGTTTGCTTAGACGTGATACAATTCGCCCGTTTTAGAATTTCATATCCAATCAATATAGGAAACAATCGTGAGTAAACAATCATTAAGTTACAAAGATGCGGGTGTTGATATTAATGCGGGTAATGCATTAGTAGAAAAAATCAAAGCCGATGTAAAACGTACAACTCGTCCAGAAGTTATTGGTGGTTTAGGCGGTTTTGGTGCGTTATGTGCGATTCCAACCAAATATAAAGAGCCAATTTTAGTGTCTGGAACTGATGGTGTTGGCACAAAATTACGCCTTGCAATTGATCTTAATCGCCACGATAGCATTGGTATTGATTTAGTCGCAATGTGCGTGAATGACTTAGTGGTACAAGGTGCAGAGCCATTATTCTTCCTTGACTATTACGCAACAGGTAAGTTAGATGTTGATGTTGCAGCCAGTGTAATCAAAGGCATTGCAAATGGTTGTGAACAATCAGGTTGTGCATTAGTTGGTGGCGAAACTGCTGAAATGCCAGGTATGTATCACGCTGGTGACTACGATCTTGCCGGTTTCTGTGTCGGTGTCGTTGAAAAATCAGAAATCATTGACGGTAGCCAGGTTAAAGTGGGCGATGCTTTAATTGCCCTAGGTTCTAGCGGTCCACACTCAAATGGTTATTCTTTAATTCGTAAAGTGATTGATGTTGCAGGTGTAAACCCTGCAGAAGAACAATTGGCAGGTAAACCACTTGCTGATCAAGTGCTTGCACCAACGAAAATTTATGTGAAATCAATCTTACAATTACTCAAACATACTGATGTCCACGCAATTTCACATTTAACTGGTGGTGGTTTCTGGGAAAATATTCCACGTGTATTACCAAAACACGTGAAAGCAGTGATTAATGAGAAAAGTTGGGAATGGCAACCTATTTTCAAATGGTTACAAGAGAAAGGCAATATCGATACTCACGAAATGTATCGCACATTTAACTGTGGTGTTGGGATGATTATCGCATTACCACAAGAAGATGTTGAAACTGCTCTTGCACTACTCCAACAAACTGGCGAAAACGCATGGTTGATTGGTCGTATAGAACACATTGAAGAAGGTGAAGAACAAGTAATTATTCGCTAATGAAAAATATTGTTGTTTTAGTTTCTGGTCAAGGCACAAATTTACAGGCATTAATTGATGCTTGTAATGAGGGCCAAATTGCAGGAAAAATTGTTTCTGTCATTAGTAATAAAGCAGATGCATTCGCTTTAGAACGTGCGAAAAGTGCGGGTATTTCTAGCCGTGTTTTTTTACGTAAGGATTTTGAGAATAACCAAGCAATGGATCACCAAATTGGCAATTACATTGAATCTATTAATGCCGATCTTATTGTCCTTGCTGGCTATATGAAAATTTTAACTGCGCCATTTACACAACGTTTTTCAGGTAAGATTTTAAATATTCATCCATCTTTATTACCTAAATATCCAGGATTACATACCTACCAACAAGCCTTAGATGCGGGTGAGAAAGAACATGGTACTTCTGTGCATTTTGTTAATGAAGAAGTGGATGGTGGTGCTGTTATTCTCCAAGCGAAGGTGCCAATTTTTGAAGGCGATAGTATTGCGGATATTGAGGAAAGGGTTAAAACACAAGAACTCCGTATTTACCCATTAGTGGTAAAATGGTTCACTGAAGATCGTTTAAAACTCGTTGGCGATATGGCTTTCCTAGACGGGGTGAAGTTGCCACCTCAAGGCTATGCAATGGAAGACGAAATTGATTAAAAAAAGTGCGGTCTGTTTTCAGACCGTTTTTTATGCCTAAAAAATATCAAATTAAACAAATACTGACCTGTTAATTTCACAGATTATGTTTTAGAATTTAACGATTTTATTTTTCATATATGTAAAAGGAGCACACCATGAAATTAGTAGAAGTACAACATCCGCTCGTCAAACATAAACTAGGCCTAATGCGCGCTGTCGATATTAATACCAAAAAATTCCGTGAATTAGCCACTGAAGTAGGTAGTTTATTGACTTATGAAGCAACAGCTGATCTTGAAACAGAAAAAGTGATTATTGACGGCTGGTGTGGTCCCGTTGAAATTGACCAAATTAAAGGTAAAAAAGTTACCGTTGTGCCAATTTTACGTGCAGGTTTGGGCATGATGGATGGCGTATTAGAACACGTCCCAAGTGCACGTATCAGCGTTGTAGGGATGTACCGTAATGAAGAAACACTTGAACCAGTGCCTTACTTCCAAAAACTTGCCAGTGATTTAGAAGAACGTTTAGCGATTGTTGTTGACCCTATGTTAGCAACTGGTGGTTCAATGATCGCTACGATAGATTTATTAAAAGCAAAAGGTTGCCGCCACATTAAAGTATTAGTTCTTGTTGCTGCACCAGAAGGGATTAAAGCATTAGAAGCAGCACACCCTGATATCGAATTATATACCGCATCAATCGATAGCCACTTAAATGAACATGGCTATATCATTCCAGGTCTTGGCGATGCGGGTGACAAAATTTTTGGAACCAAATAATCCAAAAAACAAAGCGACATTTCAGATGTCGCTTTTTTCCGTTCATTTATAGCGTTTGCCGCATAATTAGAAAACGCATCACTATAAATATAAAGTTAATTCAGACAGAGAGTTGAAACTTAAATGACAAATCAAAATCCAACTGTTCTTACAGAACAAAGCCACGCTAAACAAGCATTTGTAGGCTTACAGATGCTATTTGTTGCATTTGGTGCATTAGTATTAGTGCCACTCATTACGGGTTTAAATCCGAATACTGCATTATTAACGGCAGGTATCGGTACGTTATTATTCCAATTATGTACAGGTCGCCAAGTCCCTATTTTTCTTGCTTCTTCTTTCGCATTCATCGCACCAATTCAATACGGTGTAGCGACTTGGGGTATTGCAACCACAATGGGCGGATTAGTTTTCACCGGCTTTGTATATTTCGCATTAAGTACTTTAGTGAAATTAAAAGGTGCAGGTGCATTGCAAAAAGTCTTTCCACCAGTTGTAGTTGGACCTGTTATTATCATCATCGGTATGGGACTCGCTCCGGTTGCAGTTGATATGGCGTTAGGTAAAAACAGTAACTATGAATACAATGATGCTGTGCTTGTTTCAATGGCAACTTTATTAGCCACCCTATCTGTTGCTGTATTTGCCAAAGGGATTATGAAACTCATCCCAATTATGTTCGGCATTACTGTGGGTTATATACTTTGCTTATTCTTAGGCTTAATCGATTTTAAACCAGTTTTAGATGCACCTTGGTTCAGCTTACCAGAAATTACAACACCAGAGTTCAAATTAGAAGCAATTCTTTATTTATTACCAATAGCAATTGCACCTGCAGTAGAACATGTGGGCGGTATTATGGCGATTAGCTCAGTAACAGGTAAAGATTTCTTACAAAAACCAGGTTTACACCGCACTTTACTTGGTGATGGTATCGCAACTAGCGCAGCATCATTCTTAGGAGGTCCACCAAACACCACTTATGCGGAAGTTACAGGTGCAGTAATGCTTACTCGTAACTTTAACCCGAAAATTATGACTTGGGCTGCAGTATGGGCAATTGCAATTTCATTCTGTGGTAAAGTAGGGGCATTTTTATCGACTATTCCAACTATCGTGATGGGCGGTATTATGATGCTTGTATTCGGATCAATTGCTGTTGTTGGTATGAGTACATTAATTCGTGGTAAAGTTGATGTAACAGAAGCTCGTAACCTTTGCATTATCTCTGTAGTAATGACATTTGGTATCGGTGGAATGTTCGTAAACTTTGGTGAAGTATCATTAAAAGGTATCAGTTTATGTGCTGTAGTTGCTATCTTATTGAACTTAATTTTACCAAAAGCTAAAAACGCACCACTAGAAGAGAATCAATAATACAAAATAGGGGTTAAGTCTTGCTTAACCCTTCGTTTTTCGTTTATTCTTATTGCTGTTTTGGAATATTTTATATAGGTCTTTTTTTGTTAGAGAAGCAATTACTCTTACCTATTCATCAAATTGATGATGAAACATTGGATAACTTTTTCCCCGACAATAATTTATTGTTGCTTAATTCTCTGCATAAAAATTTTACTTTTCCTGAACAGCAATTCTTTTATATTTGGGGAGAACAAAGTAGTGGGAAAAGCCATCTACTTAAAGCAATTTCGAACCATTTTTTCTTACAACAACGCCCCGCAATCTATGTTCCACTGGAAAAATCTTGCTATTTTTCACCTGCGGTCTTAGAAAATTTAGAATATCAACAGCTTGTATGCTTAGATGACCTACATACTGTGATTGGTAATGATGAATGGGAGTTAGCAATTTTTGATCTATTCAATCGGATTAAAGAAATCGGTAAAACACTCTTATTGATTAGTGCAAATCAATCCCCTACCGCGCTGCCTGTAAAACTGCCTGATCTAGCCTCTCGTTTACGTTGGGGTGAAATTTATCAATTGACACCACTCACAGATATACAAAAAATCCAAGTGTTACAACAACATGCTAAAGAACGTGGTATTGAACTACCTGATGAGACATCAAACTTCTTACTAAAACGCCTTGAAAGAGATATGCAAACTTTGCTTGATGCTCTCACTCAACTCGACCAAGCATCGCTACAAGCACAACGTAAACTCACTATTCCTTTTGTAAAAGAAATTTTAAAATTATAAAAAAACCACCGCACTTTTCAGTCAGTGGTTTTCATTTCATTCGTATTATATTAACGATAATGACTATAATGATAACCGACACTCGGCATTATTAGCACTGGTCGAGAATAGATAGCTCTTTTATCCTGCTTTACTCTTGAATCGCTAGCATTCAACGGGGACTCAACACTATCTGAATACGCTTTTTTCTTGTGAGCAGGTACAGTATCTCCTGTCATCACTTTTTGTTGATATTCCTCAACTACTTTGTAATCTAACGTAATTGGTGCATCAGGCTGCTTTGCAGAGCAAGCATAAAGCGACAATAACATAAATAGAGTGAAGATTTTTTTCATCTGTTACTTCCTTTATTTGCAAATAACATTAGATAACATATTTGCACGTTTTTGAATATTCTTACCTGCTAATGATTTCCCTTCTTTTTGCTCCTGTGCTTGTACCTTTTCTGCTAGTGCCTGATCTTGGATATAGAAAACAGGTACATATTGCATATTTTTAGGGGCTTCTTGAGCATTGACATTAGCAGTCGCAATATTAGTGTAGTACTCTTCTTTCTTTTTAGGTTGTATATAATAAGTGGTTGCATCAGTAACATCAACACCACTATCATTTTTGAATCCATAACAAATACCACCACCAGATTCAAAAATAGTATGTGACGATCTGGATTCATTAATTTCATAAACATCAAATTCGATACTTTGCCCTAATGCTTCAGCATCTTGTTCATTCTTATTTGGATTCAAGCTTCTTGTTCCATTGTGGTTCACATAAGTGACAGTCTCTTCACCTCTAGTTTCCACAAAAGTCTCCTTCTCTGGCTGAGCTATTTTAAAGAAATCATTCTTAAACTGCTTCACGTTTTCCTCCGTAATACGAATAACCAAAGGTGGTTGTGGCAATGCTGTACCGGAGAGCAAAAAACAACTCAAAAAAACAAAAATTTTGGAAGACATCATCATTCCCTTTATTCTATTTCATATAATTCTAATGGAAGATTGTCGGGATCTTTGAAAAAGGTAAAACGCCGTCCTGTTAAAGGATCAATCCTAATAGGCTCACTTTCAATATGATAGTTTTTCAAAAAGCCAATTGCGCTATCGATGTCCTGCACTTGAAAAGCAAGATGCCTTAAACCACAGGCCTCTGGGTAAGTCAAGCGTGAAGGTGGATTAGAAAAAGAAAATAGCTCTAGTTGGGTACCATCTTTGAAACGCAAATCTAGTTTATAGCTATTACGTTTTTCACGATAGGTTTCCTGTATTATGTCAGCACCAAGAATTTTTGTATAAAAATGCTTAGACTTTTCATAATCAGAAACAATAATGGCGATATGATGCACTCCGATGATAGGAAAGCTCACTTTATTTCCTTCAATGCCCCGAGGTTTATTATATTTATTGTTTGGCTCTTCTGGGAGCAAACACTTGCATAATACCAAATGCCACAAAGAGAATGCAATACTTTTTAGCCGACTAACAAAAGACCTGTATTTTATTTAATTAAATACAGGCCCTCATTTGAGTTTTCACAAATTATTTCTTGTTTGTTTCTTTTTCTTGATACGATGCTCTAGCAGACTCTATGCTTCGTTGAATAAGTTCAGTGCGAGGATCATCTTCTGGTAACAAACGTAACATCATTGCCCAAGTTACTGCTGCCATTTTATAATCTTCAGTCTCAAAGTAACGGAAAGCAAGCAACCCAAGCGCTTCTAAATTAGCATGATCTTTACGAATAACCTCTTTTAATAGTTCATCGCCCTTGCTTTTATCTGTTGGATCTTCAGAAAACATTAGAATCCGTGCATAGGATAACTTATATTCTAAATTGTCTGGTTCTAACTTATTTGCTCTTGCATAGCTGTCCAAAGCAAGTTGTGCTTTATTTGTATTCATTGCAATTTGTCCAAGTAACCACCACCCTTTCGCATCATTTGGCGATTTTTGTAAATGCAAGCGTTGAGCAATTGCGAATTGTTGTAACTCTGCATCTGTCAGCGGATTATTTTTCTCATCTTGAATACGCTCATAAAAGTGCGGTAGTTTTTGGTACGTTTTTTTTAACATATCTTCTGATTTCCACGAGCCCACGCCCATATAGAAAATGACAGAAATAATCGCTAAAACCAAAAAGCCAGAAATAAACCACAGCTTACCGTAATGTTTTTGATCTATTTGAGCTGCGTTTTTTTGCTCAGGAATGTCTTCCAATAAAGATTGTTGTAATTCTTGTTTTAATATCTCGGCATTTTTTAATAAACCTTGTGCCTCATCTCGTTCAATTTCTACTAAACGTTGGAAATAAAGGGCTTTGTTAAGCTCGTCACGTTTAACAGTTTGTGCTTTTATTTGCTTTTTTAATAATGGGTAAAAACAGATGCAGGCAATAATAAAACTTAATAGTAATACACTTAACCAAAAAATCATTATTCTTTCTCTTCTAATATTTTTTTCAAACGCTCTAATTCTTCAGCGCTTAAATTAGCCTCAACAGCTTGTTCCTTCGTTTTTACTTTACGACGAAAAACAACAATCACGCCAATTACAACTAATAATGCAGGAACTACCCATAGAGCAATAGTCGCAGCTGTCAATGGTGGATTATAAGTCACAAAATTACCATAACGATCTACCATATAGTTAACAACATCTTGCTTTGAATGACCTTCTTGTAATAATTCAAATACTTTATGACGCATATCAACGGCAATTGTTGCGTTAGAGTCAGCAATATTATTGTTTTGACATTGAGGACAACGTAATTCCTGTGTTAATTCTTTGTAATCTTTTTCTTGTTGTTGAGAGCTAAACTCAAGCACATCAATTGCAGCAAAAGTAGAAACACTAAACAACAATAAGATAAGTGCGGTTAATTTTTTCATTAATTTGCCTCGAGTAATTTTTGATAAATCGGTTGCAGTTTCTCTCTCCATACCTTTTCATTCACATCTCCAGCATAGCGATAATGAATAATCCCTTTCCCATCAACAATAAATGTTTCTGGCGCCCCATATACACCTAAATCTAAACCAAATGCGCCTTTTTCATCTTTTAAGACTACTTTATATGGATTGCCTAAGTCTTTTAACCACTTTATAGCACTAGCTGTTTTATCTTTATAATCTAATCCAATAATGGTAATGCCTTCAGCTGCAAGCTTATTCAGATATTGGTGCTCGGCATAACAAGTTGGACACCAAGTAGCCCATACATTTAAAAGTAATGGTTTCCCTTGTTGGAAAAGTGCATTGTTATAATGTCTATCTTCAAATAAATCTGGAATATTTTTATTTGGTACAGGTTTTCCAACAAGAGCGGATTCCAATAATTTTGGATCATCTCCCAAAGAATTACGTTGCAGTTGCACAGCAAATGTAATCACAAGAATAAGAAATAAAGCTAAAGGTAAATACAGCTTTTTATTCATAATTTTCCTTTCTATTTAGCATTTTTGAGAAACGATAACGACGGTCAAACATACAGAGTAAACCACCTAATGCCATAAATACACCACCGAACCAAATCCAACGGATGAAAGGTTTGTAATATAGACGTAATGCCCAAGAATCACCACCTAAATTTTCACCTAGAGCCACATAAATATCTCGACTAAATCCCCAGTCAATTGCCGCCTCAGTCATTGTCATTTTACTGACAGTGTAAAAACGTTTTTCAGCAAATAAAACCGCTTCAATTTTACCATTTTTAGAAATATCGACCTGTGCCTGTCCACCTAAATAGTTTGGTCCATTGGCTTCGGTAATACCTTTAAATGTAAATTGATAATCTGCGATATTTACAGAATCTCCAATATTCATACGCACATCACGCTCAATGCTATAATTCTGGCTGAATGCAATTCCCCACACCGACATCGCAACTCCTAAATGGGCAATTACCATTCCCCAATGTGAACGAGATAATTTTGTCAAACCAATAAAGAAAGAATGACGATGTATCGCACGTTGCTGCAATTCATATAAACTTAAAATTGCAATAAAGACTACCATCATCACCCCTAGGACTGAGCTTACAGTGATCTTATCTTGCAAGAAATAAGGCAATGCAAACCCTGCAATAAGCATAATCACAAGGCTTACAATAACAGGAGTACGAATCTCTGAAAATTCATCCCTGCGCCATTTTACTAAGGGTCCAATCCCTAGTAACAAAGAAAATGGGATCATAATGATTAAGAACATTTGATCAAAGAAGGGGGCGCCTACAGAAATCGTCCCAAGACCTAACTGCTTATGCACTAATGGTAATAATGTACCTAAGAAAACCACAGAAAGTGCAGTCATCAATAAAATATTATTTAATAACAGCATACTTTCACGAGAATAACGCTCGGCATTATCACGTGAACGAATTTGACTACCTTTATAGGCATATAACGCCAATGACCCACCAATTACAACGATTAAATAAGCTAAAATATATAAACCACGTGTTGGATCAGAAGCAAAGGCATGTACTGACACTAAAATACCCGAACGAACGAGGAAAGTACCTAATAAACAAAGTGAGAAGGCTAAAATTGCTAATAATACAGTCCAAGCTTTGAAAGAACCTCGTTTCTCTGTTACAGCTAAAGAATGCAATAATGCTGTACCAGCAATCCAAGGCATAAATGAAGCATTTTCTACGGGATCCCAGAACCACCAGCCACCCCAGCCAAGTTCATAATAAGCCCACCAAGATCCTAATACTATGCCGAGTGTTAAAAAGACCCAAGCAGCCATTGTCCAAGGGCGTGACCATCTTGCCCAAGCAGTGTCTAGTCTACCAGTCATTAAAGAGGCTAGCGCAAAAGCGAATGCTACAGAAAACCCCACATACCCCATATAAAGTAGCGGTGGATGGAAAATCAATCCCACATCTTGTAATAATGGATTTAACTCTTTGCCATCAACAGGTAAATCAGGAAAAGTACGGTCAAAAGGGTTTGAAGTAAATAAAACAAAAACAAGGAAACCAATACTGATAATCCCCATAATACCTAATACACGAGCGACCGCCTCTTGTGGTAATTGCTTACTAAAGAAAGCAACTGCAGCCCCCCATAAAGTCAATAACCAAATCCATAGTAATAAAGAGCCTTCATGTGATCCCCAAACTGCAGATAGGCGATAATGTAAAGGTAAATTCGTATTTGAGTTATTCACAATGTATTGCACTGAAAAATCATTCACTGCGAATAAATAAAATAAAGCAACAAATGCCACGCTTAAACTAACAAATAAACCATAAGTCATTGGGCGAGCTAACGACATTAATTGAACATTACCTTTTTCTGCCCCCCATAAAGGAAAAACTGCCACCAGCAAAGCGATGGCAAGACTTAAAGCTAAAGCATAATTTCCTAATTCAGCGATCATTTTTGACCTTCTTGTGTGTATTTCTGCCCGTAAGTTTTTTCTTGACGATCACGCTCACTTTCGCCTTTCAAATCAGTCATACCCATTGGCTTATGCACTTTTTGCATTTGTGCATCTAATTCTGGTGGTACATAATTCTCATCATGTTTTGCCAATACTTCTGTCGCCTCAAGCAATGTTGGTCCCTTCAATACACCTTGTGCCACAATACCTTGCCCTTCACGAAATAAATCTGGAAGAATACCTTCATATTGTACTGTAATTGAAGGTCCTATATCGTTCAGATCAAACTTCACTTTTAAGCTTTTAGGATCACGTTCTACAGAACCTGCAACTACCATTCCTCCCACACGAATACGCTGACCTACTTCTGGTTTTTGTGAGGCATCATCATTTTTACCATAAACAACTTCAGAAGGTGTGTAGAATAAATCAATGTTTTGACGTAGCGCATATAAAATTAATGCGGAAGCAATCGAAACGCCAAATAAAATGAAAAAAACAACCATCATTCTCGATTTACGTCTTGGTGTCATAACGCCCCCTTCACATTCGCTTGTTGCAATCTTTCTTCACGTTGTTGTTCACGTAAAACTTCTTTTAACACTTTTTTTCTTGCACTTACGCTTTGAATAATTAATCCAGCAATCGTAATAAAACAAATAAAGTAGGAAAGCCACACATAGAAGCCATAGCCTCCCATATTGAAAAAATCACTCCAACTTTCAAAAAACATATTCTCCCCCTATTTTAATTCTGCCGCTAATGCTCTTACCCAAGGTCGTTTACTATCGTCTTTCAGCAATGCCACACGATAACGTACCAATGTCAGCCAAATATAAAGCATCATAAATCCGAAAATACATAAAATTAATGGGATTAACATCGGTGTCGCAATTGATGGTTTTTCAAATTTTGTGATACTTGCTCCTTGATGCAAGGTATTCCACCACTCGACTGAGAAGTGAATAATTGGCAAGTTAATAACGCCAACAATACATAAAATACCGGCAGCTTTTGCACCAACTGCACTATCTTGGAAAGCAGAATAAAGTGCCATCACGCCAAGATATAAGAAAAATAAAATAAGTTCAGCAGTTAAACGTGCATCCCAGACCCACCAAGCGCCCCACATTGGTTTTCCCCAAATTGCCCCCGTGACTAAGGCAAGAAAAGTAAATAATGCGCCAATCGGTGCCATTGCAATCATTGCTAAATGTGCTTGTTTAATTTGCCAGACCAGTGCCACAAATGCTGCGATTGCCATTGAACCATAAACGCCCATTGACCAAATTGCAGTTGGCACATGAACATACATAATTCGGAAACTATTCCCTTGTTGATAATCAGCAGGTGCAAATGCAAGCCCCCACAAAATCCCCACAATTAAGAGAAGTGCAGTCAAAATTGCTGTAATTGGTAGAAACTTACCACACAAGTGATATTGTGTTTCAGACTTGGCATAAGGATGTAACCACTTCCACATAATGCTTTCCTTTTATTGATCTAAACTAATTCGTAATGCTGCTGCCACTGCAAAAGGAGTGAGTGTCAATGCGCCCACCATCATTGCCCCCAAGATTGCTAACTGACCACTATAAGGCATATTCAAACTAGCAGCTTCCAACACAGAAGAAGAAAAAATTAAAACGGGAATAAATAACGGCACGACTAACAAACTTAATAATACTCCACCTTTGCGTATCCCTACTGTTAATGCAACACCGATAGCACCGATACAACTTAATACGGGCGTGCCGATTAATAAAGTTAATACTAACGCCCACCAAATATGCATTTCTAACGAGAGTAATAACGCTACAATCGGTGATAATAAAATTAGCGGTAATCCTGTTAATAACCAATGAGCAATCACTTTTGCTAATGCCGTCAACACTAATGGCTGCGCAGTTAACATTAATTGTTCTAAAGAGCCATCAATAAAATCATCACGAAATAAACGTTCAAAAGATAATAGCGCAGATAATAATGCAGCAACCCAAGCAATACCTGGTGCAATACGTGATAATAATTTTGGCTCTGGACCTATCACCAATGGGAATAAGGTAATGACAATTAAAAAGAACCATAGCGGATTTAAAATTTCCGCTAACTTACGCATTGCAATTTGTAACTCTCGCTTTATGATTTCTAAAAAGATCATTATCGTTCTATTCTATATTCGTTATTCTGTTTCAAAAAACTTGTAATTTTCTAACCGCACTTTGCGCAAAATTGTGCTTTGAACATCTTGGTGGCTTGTGAAAATCACGATGCCACCTTTCTGAACGTGTTGCTCAAACAATGCGGTCAACACTTGAATACCTTTCTTATCAATAGCGGTAAAAGGCTCATCTAAAATCCACAAAGGTGCTTTTGATAACCATAAGCGAGCCAATGCAATACGGCGTTGTTGCCCTGCAGAAAGCTGTGCAGCTGGAATATCCTCACGACCAAGCAGACCAACGGTTTCTAGCACCTGCCAAAGCACCTCATCTCCTTGTTTACAAGCGCTAATACGTTGATAAAATTTTAAGTTTTCCCAAGCTGTTAATTCTGGTTTTACACCAGAATGGTGACCTAAATACAGCAAATCATAATGATAATTCTCACGCTGTTTTACTACATTGATGC encodes:
- a CDS encoding DsbE family thiol:disulfide interchange protein; this encodes MNKKLYLPLALFLILVITFAVQLQRNSLGDDPKLLESALVGKPVPNKNIPDLFEDRHYNNALFQQGKPLLLNVWATWCPTCYAEHQYLNKLAAEGITIIGLDYKDKTASAIKWLKDLGNPYKVVLKDEKGAFGLDLGVYGAPETFIVDGKGIIHYRYAGDVNEKVWREKLQPIYQKLLEAN
- a CDS encoding heme lyase CcmF/NrfE family subunit, encoding MIAELGNYALALSLAIALLVAVFPLWGAEKGNVQLMSLARPMTYGLFVSLSVAFVALFYLFAVNDFSVQYIVNNSNTNLPLHYRLSAVWGSHEGSLLLWIWLLTLWGAAVAFFSKQLPQEAVARVLGIMGIISIGFLVFVLFTSNPFDRTFPDLPVDGKELNPLLQDVGLIFHPPLLYMGYVGFSVAFAFALASLMTGRLDTAWARWSRPWTMAAWVFLTLGIVLGSWWAYYELGWGGWWFWDPVENASFMPWIAGTALLHSLAVTEKRGSFKAWTVLLAILAFSLCLLGTFLVRSGILVSVHAFASDPTRGLYILAYLIVVIGGSLALYAYKGSQIRSRDNAERYSRESMLLLNNILLMTALSVVFLGTLLPLVHKQLGLGTISVGAPFFDQMFLIIMIPFSLLLGIGPLVKWRRDEFSEIRTPVIVSLVIMLIAGFALPYFLQDKITVSSVLGVMMVVFIAILSLYELQQRAIHRHSFFIGLTKLSRSHWGMVIAHLGVAMSVWGIAFSQNYSIERDVRMNIGDSVNIADYQFTFKGITEANGPNYLGGQAQVDISKNGKIEAVLFAEKRFYTVSKMTMTEAAIDWGFSRDIYVALGENLGGDSWALRLYYKPFIRWIWFGGVFMALGGLLCMFDRRYRFSKMLNRKENYE
- the ccmE gene encoding cytochrome c maturation protein CcmE, yielding MTPRRKSRMMVVFFILFGVSIASALILYALRQNIDLFYTPSEVVYGKNDDASQKPEVGQRIRVGGMVVAGSVERDPKSLKVKFDLNDIGPSITVQYEGILPDLFREGQGIVAQGVLKGPTLLEATEVLAKHDENYVPPELDAQMQKVHKPMGMTDLKGESERDRQEKTYGQKYTQEGQK
- the ccmD gene encoding heme exporter protein CcmD, with protein sequence MFFESWSDFFNMGGYGFYVWLSYFICFITIAGLIIQSVSARKKVLKEVLREQQREERLQQANVKGAL
- a CDS encoding heme ABC transporter permease yields the protein MWKWLHPYAKSETQYHLCGKFLPITAILTALLLIVGILWGLAFAPADYQQGNSFRIMYVHVPTAIWSMGVYGSMAIAAFVALVWQIKQAHLAMIAMAPIGALFTFLALVTGAIWGKPMWGAWWVWDARLTAELILFFLYLGVMALYSAFQDSAVGAKAAGILCIVGVINLPIIHFSVEWWNTLHQGASITKFEKPSIATPMLIPLILCIFGFMMLYIWLTLVRYRVALLKDDSKRPWVRALAAELK
- the ccmB gene encoding heme exporter protein CcmB — its product is MIFLEIIKRELQIAMRKLAEILNPLWFFLIVITLFPLVIGPEPKLLSRIAPGIAWVAALLSALLSFERLFRDDFIDGSLEQLMLTAQPLVLTALAKVIAHWLLTGLPLILLSPIVALLLSLEMHIWWALVLTLLIGTPVLSCIGAIGVALTVGIRKGGVLLSLLVVPLFIPVLIFSSSVLEAASLNMPYSGQLAILGAMMVGALTLTPFAVAAALRISLDQ
- the ccmA gene encoding cytochrome c biogenesis heme-transporting ATPase CcmA — its product is MQKTYQLKTEQLACQRGDKILFTGLNLTVNSGDFVQIEGHNGIGKTSLLRIVVGLAQALSGEVSWNGINVVKQRENYHYDLLYLGHHSGVKPELTAWENLKFYQRISACKQGDEVLWQVLETVGLLGREDIPAAQLSAGQQRRIALARLWLSKAPLWILDEPFTAIDKKGIQVLTALFEQHVQKGGIVIFTSHQDVQSTILRKVRLENYKFFETE